Proteins from a single region of Rubeoparvulum massiliense:
- a CDS encoding methyl-accepting chemotaxis protein: MKNYSIRMKLLTMLVALPVVIIIALAGLIIPFTSQTMNETVAEQSLSNAQSVMKNLEEYVDGTLVGLSVANRSLRSLEEVDKIRNFMMEMAQDKRFREMVYYDLEGNEVARTGVGLSYSGKPTEQPIFQDTLIHKASISNPQPHPRFDGVFYIDIAILVDDYIQRPRGVLIARVNLKQVWGEIRGDVLEQGDSITTMLLLNQEGQVAAHDNAEVVMAQWLDENGEKRTISDLHPSPLLQHEAIKTVQALQQDEGSYQHVGVYENGAGSEDVVAMVTHPAYGFTLMAFTPVKKALAQLDQLKIFMALALLIATVITIILGVIFSQRLVQPIHQLMQTVQLVASGDLTQQVGMNRKDEIGQLSQHIDQMVSSLNTIANNVTESADETATTTKQLTHISHEVAESSRQVATTIEEIAKGAEEQAQLSQQTDDRVAEMVEMTVEVQQKTSAVSEEAEATRQIISESEQAISSLVLSIQNIAQSTLQSASMVKELQEHTAEISTIVEASNEIAKRTNLLALNAAIEANRAGEYGKGFLVVAHEIRQLAEQSGESSKQIAHIVQSVGQAIDSVVKQMEDNIQTATIENEQALEKSAALQGVRTAMDKVITSVSQIESIVEKQNRMSEEIAETSRKSSTVATEISAGAEEVAASSEEASAMMQEVAGNIQELVHQAEHLKALVQQFKVN, encoded by the coding sequence GTGAAGAATTACAGCATCAGAATGAAACTGCTAACCATGTTGGTGGCACTGCCTGTCGTTATTATCATTGCCCTAGCAGGACTAATCATTCCTTTTACTAGTCAAACGATGAATGAGACGGTAGCAGAACAGTCATTATCCAATGCACAAAGTGTGATGAAAAACTTAGAGGAATATGTGGATGGAACGCTCGTTGGTCTTTCCGTAGCCAATCGTAGCCTACGCTCCTTAGAAGAAGTAGATAAGATCCGTAATTTCATGATGGAGATGGCGCAGGATAAACGATTTCGCGAGATGGTATACTATGATCTCGAGGGGAACGAGGTAGCTCGTACAGGAGTTGGTCTTAGCTATAGTGGGAAGCCAACAGAGCAACCGATTTTTCAAGATACACTTATACATAAAGCATCTATCTCCAATCCTCAACCCCATCCTCGTTTTGATGGTGTATTTTACATCGATATTGCCATCCTTGTAGATGATTACATTCAGCGCCCACGAGGTGTTTTAATCGCTCGGGTTAATCTGAAGCAAGTTTGGGGGGAGATCCGTGGTGATGTCCTGGAGCAGGGTGACTCGATCACCACTATGCTTCTGCTCAATCAAGAGGGACAAGTTGCGGCCCATGATAATGCGGAGGTTGTCATGGCGCAATGGCTCGATGAGAATGGAGAAAAACGAACCATCAGTGATCTGCATCCATCCCCACTACTTCAGCATGAAGCCATCAAAACGGTACAAGCCCTGCAACAAGATGAGGGGAGTTACCAGCATGTTGGTGTCTATGAGAATGGAGCAGGGTCAGAGGATGTGGTGGCCATGGTCACTCATCCGGCCTATGGATTTACATTGATGGCCTTTACCCCAGTGAAAAAGGCGCTTGCTCAGTTGGACCAATTAAAAATCTTTATGGCACTTGCCTTATTGATTGCCACCGTAATCACGATCATCCTTGGTGTGATCTTTTCACAACGCTTAGTTCAACCGATCCATCAATTAATGCAGACTGTACAGCTCGTAGCATCGGGGGATCTAACACAACAGGTTGGGATGAATCGTAAGGATGAGATAGGACAGCTTTCGCAACATATCGATCAGATGGTTAGCTCCCTCAATACGATCGCCAATAATGTGACTGAATCAGCAGACGAGACTGCAACAACCACCAAGCAATTGACTCATATCTCCCATGAGGTCGCAGAAAGCTCACGGCAGGTAGCAACCACCATTGAAGAGATCGCCAAAGGAGCAGAGGAACAAGCGCAGCTCAGTCAACAAACCGATGATCGAGTGGCAGAAATGGTTGAAATGACGGTGGAGGTACAGCAAAAGACCAGCGCAGTCTCTGAAGAAGCGGAGGCGACAAGACAAATTATCAGTGAGAGTGAACAAGCCATCTCGTCCCTCGTTCTTAGTATTCAGAACATCGCTCAATCTACGCTGCAATCTGCCAGTATGGTAAAAGAATTACAGGAGCATACTGCAGAGATCAGTACTATTGTGGAGGCCTCTAACGAGATTGCAAAGCGAACCAATCTTCTTGCCCTTAATGCAGCTATTGAGGCTAACCGAGCAGGAGAATATGGCAAAGGATTTTTGGTAGTGGCTCATGAAATACGTCAACTGGCGGAACAGAGTGGGGAATCCTCCAAGCAAATTGCCCATATTGTACAAAGTGTTGGACAAGCCATTGATTCTGTGGTAAAACAAATGGAAGATAATATTCAAACAGCAACAATCGAGAATGAGCAAGCATTGGAGAAGAGTGCTGCTTTACAAGGTGTACGTACTGCGATGGATAAGGTAATCACTTCGGTGAGTCAGATTGAATCGATTGTGGAGAAGCAGAATCGGATGAGTGAAGAGATTGCCGAAACATCCCGAAAATCCTCCACGGTAGCTACAGAAATATCAGCAGGAGCGGAAGAGGTAGCCGCTTCCAGCGAAGAAGCATCTGCGATGATGCAAGAGGTGGCTGGTAATATTCAAGAACTGGTTCATCAGGCTGAGCACTTAAAAGCGCTGGTACAGCAATTCAAAGTAAATTAG
- a CDS encoding Tex family protein encodes MEKEMERHIHWIAKELQLPEQRVKATVELLVEGNTIPFIARYRKEMTGNLDETIIRTVADRYEYLKKLAERKTEVLASIEEQGKLSAELQKKIEDAVKLQEVEDLYLPYRPKRKTRASVAKEKGCEPLAKQLFALPLENPLPHGAEQILSEQLPTVEEAIAGAQDIIAEWIAEDAEVRQWIREVTWNKGKIRTEQKKEEEGRVYQMYYEYEEGIAKIVPHRILAINRGEKEEILRVTIDAPIETIMTDMQRRFLYRTSPVADLVEAAMKDAYKRLIAPAIERDIRNRLTDAAEEQAIQVFSKNLRSLLLQPPLRRRRILGVDPAFRTGCKLAMVDETGKLLAVDVIYPTAPHFRVAEAKERLLHLIHTYDAQLLAIGNGTASRETEQFVAQVIREDHLPISYVIVNEAGASVYSASPLAKVEFPDLDVSERSAASIARRVQDPLAELVKIEPKAIGVGQYQHDVTPSRLQESLLQVVESVVNYVGVNLNTASSSLLQYVAGISTSVANNIVTYRDENGPFQERKELLKVPRLGPKTYEQAVGFLRILHGREPFDATPIHPESYPIAAEILASIHKDRSSLGTDELKQQLKEMDWEQFSSSHQVGIHTLRDIVDALIRPQRDPRDELPQPLLRQDVLNLEDLTIGMELQGTVRNVVDFGAFVDIGLKNDGLVHISKLSHSYVRHPLDVVQVGDIVQVWVDAIDQQRGKVNLSLIEPSK; translated from the coding sequence ATGGAGAAAGAGATGGAACGTCATATTCATTGGATTGCCAAGGAGCTACAGTTGCCTGAACAACGAGTCAAAGCAACAGTAGAATTACTGGTAGAGGGAAATACCATCCCATTTATTGCTCGTTATCGGAAGGAAATGACAGGAAATTTAGATGAAACAATCATTCGAACTGTAGCCGATCGCTATGAATATCTAAAGAAATTAGCAGAGAGAAAGACGGAAGTACTAGCCTCCATTGAGGAACAAGGAAAGCTATCAGCAGAGTTACAGAAGAAAATTGAAGATGCAGTGAAGCTTCAGGAGGTTGAGGACCTCTATCTACCTTATCGTCCAAAACGGAAAACAAGAGCTAGTGTGGCCAAGGAGAAGGGTTGTGAGCCCTTAGCGAAGCAGTTGTTTGCTTTGCCTTTAGAGAATCCCCTCCCTCATGGAGCTGAACAGATTCTTTCAGAGCAGCTTCCTACCGTAGAAGAAGCCATTGCAGGAGCTCAAGATATCATCGCAGAGTGGATCGCTGAAGATGCTGAAGTGCGTCAATGGATCCGAGAGGTTACCTGGAATAAAGGAAAGATTCGTACAGAGCAGAAGAAGGAAGAGGAAGGTCGAGTCTATCAGATGTACTATGAATATGAAGAGGGCATCGCTAAGATTGTTCCTCATCGTATTCTTGCTATCAATCGCGGCGAAAAGGAAGAGATCCTGCGCGTCACCATTGATGCACCCATTGAGACGATTATGACCGATATGCAGCGACGCTTCCTTTATCGTACATCACCTGTTGCAGATCTAGTAGAAGCAGCCATGAAGGATGCATATAAGCGCCTAATCGCTCCCGCCATTGAACGAGATATTCGTAATCGTTTAACCGATGCTGCAGAAGAGCAGGCGATTCAAGTATTCAGTAAGAATCTACGTTCCCTGCTGTTACAACCACCATTGCGTCGAAGACGAATCCTCGGGGTGGACCCAGCCTTTCGGACGGGGTGTAAGCTGGCCATGGTAGATGAGACCGGTAAGCTGTTAGCAGTGGATGTCATCTATCCAACTGCACCCCATTTCCGTGTGGCAGAGGCGAAAGAACGCTTACTCCATCTCATTCATACCTATGATGCGCAGTTATTAGCCATTGGTAATGGGACGGCATCACGGGAGACCGAGCAGTTCGTGGCGCAGGTGATCCGTGAGGATCATCTTCCCATCTCCTATGTGATTGTCAATGAAGCGGGAGCCAGTGTCTATTCGGCATCGCCATTAGCGAAGGTGGAGTTTCCCGATCTCGATGTATCAGAACGTAGCGCTGCTTCCATCGCAAGGCGTGTTCAAGATCCCTTGGCGGAATTGGTTAAAATCGAGCCGAAGGCGATTGGCGTCGGGCAATATCAGCATGACGTTACACCGAGTCGTCTCCAAGAGAGCCTGCTCCAAGTCGTGGAATCAGTGGTGAACTATGTGGGTGTCAATTTGAATACCGCCTCTTCATCGCTACTCCAATACGTGGCAGGTATTTCTACCAGTGTGGCTAATAATATTGTGACCTATCGTGACGAGAATGGTCCGTTTCAGGAGCGGAAGGAATTACTGAAGGTACCTCGTTTAGGTCCGAAAACATATGAACAAGCGGTGGGATTTTTACGGATTCTTCATGGACGGGAGCCATTTGATGCTACTCCCATACATCCAGAGTCCTATCCCATTGCAGCAGAAATTCTAGCTAGTATCCATAAGGATCGTAGCTCGTTAGGGACGGATGAATTAAAGCAACAGCTGAAGGAGATGGATTGGGAGCAATTTTCCAGTTCTCATCAGGTAGGAATTCACACCTTGCGAGATATTGTTGATGCGTTAATTCGGCCACAACGGGACCCTCGCGATGAATTACCTCAGCCTCTACTGCGTCAGGATGTTCTCAATCTGGAGGATCTGACCATTGGGATGGAGCTACAGGGTACAGTACGCAATGTTGTGGATTTTGGTGCCTTTGTAGATATAGGCTTAAAAAATGATGGCTTGGTTCATATCTCAAAGCTGAGTCATTCCTATGTTCGACATCCCCTCGACGTGGTTCAGGTAGGTGACATTGTTCAGGTATGGGTGGATGCCATTGATCAGCAACGAGGTAAGGTAAATCTCTCCTTAATAGAACCATCCAAATAG
- a CDS encoding sigma-70 family RNA polymerase sigma factor, translated as MDKPNNTAIYQEEKKLEEKIEQCQRNNSPVLLEEIVQSCTPLVWKLVHKGAAVPGETEDLYQVGMLALILAIQRFDPERGTSFAAYAIPTIDGEIKRYKRDKTWLLHVPRKTKLVSQQMRRVMEEYIAKQEAMPTTDQLAGMLNVSEEEIINALEAIQNYHPLSIDQPLSLSDEHVASILDVLGEEDEGFDEVEIRLTLERALQSFTEEEQHVILNIYIKQQSQKEVATLLGLSQMQISRIQRRAITKLQEMVKAYRKSLGR; from the coding sequence ATGGATAAGCCAAATAACACAGCAATATATCAAGAAGAGAAAAAGCTGGAGGAGAAGATTGAACAGTGTCAAAGGAATAACTCTCCAGTACTACTAGAGGAGATCGTACAATCCTGTACCCCCCTTGTGTGGAAGCTGGTGCATAAAGGAGCTGCAGTTCCAGGAGAGACAGAGGATCTTTACCAAGTTGGGATGTTGGCATTAATTCTTGCGATCCAAAGATTTGACCCAGAACGCGGAACTTCCTTTGCTGCCTATGCTATTCCCACCATTGATGGGGAGATAAAACGATATAAACGCGACAAAACCTGGCTTTTACATGTCCCCCGCAAGACCAAGCTTGTAAGCCAGCAGATGCGCAGGGTGATGGAGGAGTATATTGCTAAACAGGAAGCGATGCCTACCACAGATCAACTAGCTGGGATGCTAAATGTTTCAGAAGAGGAGATTATCAATGCCCTAGAGGCAATTCAAAATTATCATCCACTTTCCATTGATCAGCCGTTGTCTCTCTCCGATGAGCATGTGGCCTCCATTCTCGATGTGCTAGGGGAGGAGGATGAAGGGTTTGATGAGGTGGAGATTCGTCTTACCTTAGAGCGAGCCCTTCAATCCTTTACGGAAGAAGAGCAGCATGTGATACTGAATATCTACATTAAACAGCAGAGTCAAAAGGAAGTAGCAACGCTTTTAGGACTCTCGCAAATGCAGATCTCACGTATTCAAAGGAGAGCCATTACCAAGCTACAGGAGATGGTGAAGGCATATCGGAAGAGTTTAGGAAGATAG
- a CDS encoding serine hydrolase domain-containing protein, giving the protein MLVDKIEQLEEKMKSLENFSGAVQIKERDEVILKDAFGYADIRNSIKNNVHTRFGIASGAKLLTAIGICKLVDEGLIDFGTLLKDCLPIDFPNFDSQVTIHHLLTHSSGIPDYFDEETMDDFSELWIHNPMYLLREPKDFLPMFQQSKMMFAPGEKFYYNNGAFIVLGLVIEHVAKIPFVDFVQQKIFDPLEMKDSGYFVLDQLPGNCAYGYLEDEAGTLKTNIYSIPVVGGPDGGVFMTVDDMSKLWQGLIHCKLLSEKVTTKLLTPQIHDDGEFYYGYGIWIRKKDEKVWKYFLTGMDPGIRFMSSYYPEAQIEVTALANREFGPYDITMHVESLFSERDGK; this is encoded by the coding sequence ATGCTGGTGGATAAAATAGAGCAGCTTGAAGAAAAAATGAAGAGCTTGGAGAATTTTTCTGGTGCTGTTCAAATCAAAGAGCGAGATGAAGTGATTTTGAAAGATGCCTTCGGATATGCAGATATTCGGAATAGCATCAAGAACAACGTACATACACGCTTTGGAATTGCTTCAGGAGCAAAATTACTAACAGCGATTGGAATATGTAAATTGGTAGATGAAGGTCTGATCGATTTTGGTACATTATTAAAAGATTGCCTCCCCATCGATTTTCCCAATTTTGATTCCCAGGTTACCATTCATCATTTATTAACGCATTCCTCAGGAATTCCTGATTATTTTGATGAAGAAACCATGGATGACTTCAGTGAATTATGGATCCATAATCCTATGTATCTCCTCAGGGAACCGAAGGATTTTCTCCCCATGTTTCAGCAGTCTAAAATGATGTTTGCACCTGGGGAGAAATTCTACTATAACAATGGAGCGTTTATTGTATTGGGCCTCGTTATTGAACATGTAGCAAAAATACCCTTTGTAGACTTTGTTCAACAGAAGATCTTTGATCCGCTGGAAATGAAGGATTCTGGCTATTTTGTTCTGGATCAACTACCTGGGAATTGTGCATACGGTTATCTGGAAGATGAGGCAGGAACCTTGAAGACAAATATCTATTCCATTCCAGTAGTTGGCGGACCGGATGGTGGGGTATTTATGACTGTGGATGATATGAGTAAGCTGTGGCAGGGACTAATTCATTGTAAATTGTTAAGTGAGAAAGTGACCACTAAACTATTAACACCACAGATCCATGATGATGGAGAGTTTTACTACGGCTATGGTATATGGATTCGGAAAAAGGATGAGAAGGTTTGGAAATACTTCCTCACCGGTATGGACCCTGGAATTCGATTCATGTCATCCTACTACCCTGAGGCACAAATTGAGGTAACAGCATTGGCAAATCGGGAATTTGGACCTTATGATATCACGATGCATGTGGAGTCCTTATTTTCGGAACGTGATGGGAAATGA
- a CDS encoding type II toxin-antitoxin system PemK/MazF family toxin produces MVKRGDVYFADLSPVVGSEQGGVRPVLIIQNNIGNRFSPTVIVAAITAQIQKAKLPTHVEIDAAIYGFDRDSVILLEQIRTIDKSRLTDKITHLDEEMMKKVDDAIQISLGLIEF; encoded by the coding sequence ATCGTAAAACGTGGTGATGTGTATTTTGCCGATCTATCCCCTGTAGTCGGTTCGGAGCAGGGTGGAGTAAGGCCGGTTTTAATCATTCAGAACAATATAGGAAACCGCTTCAGCCCTACCGTGATTGTAGCAGCCATTACAGCACAGATTCAGAAGGCGAAGCTACCCACTCATGTAGAGATTGATGCTGCAATATATGGATTTGATCGTGATTCCGTAATATTATTAGAGCAGATTCGAACCATTGATAAGTCTCGATTAACCGATAAGATTACCCACCTAGATGAGGAAATGATGAAAAAAGTAGATGATGCTATTCAGATCAGTCTGGGACTCATCGAATTTTAA
- a CDS encoding CopG family ribbon-helix-helix protein, protein MAQETKRIVISIPQNLLSEVDGFVRQDRSNRSEFIRQAMRMYVKERKKRQIRENMQQGYMEMAKINLHMASEAFTAEQEAEHTLGRLVSGV, encoded by the coding sequence GTGGCACAAGAGACAAAACGAATCGTGATTAGCATACCCCAGAATTTACTAAGTGAAGTTGATGGATTCGTACGCCAGGATCGTTCCAATCGAAGTGAATTTATCCGCCAGGCTATGAGAATGTATGTGAAGGAACGTAAAAAACGCCAGATACGAGAAAATATGCAGCAAGGTTATATGGAAATGGCAAAAATTAACCTTCACATGGCCTCCGAGGCATTTACAGCAGAACAAGAAGCAGAGCATACACTGGGCCGCTTAGTTAGCGGGGTGTAA
- the alr gene encoding alanine racemase: MEEVFYRDTWVEVDLDALRHNLRCVKKQFSANTRFMAIVKADGYGHGDQFVAKIALAEGANFLGVALLDEGLHLRSIYPDVPILVLGYTHPRYIKEAIHHQISLTIFHEEELPIIEKIAKQEGKVARLHLKIDSGMGRIGIPPQPENVVRFVQSIQKSPWLMLEGVFTHFANADQVDMTATQLQWDRFQQATAKIEKKAGFPILHAANSAAIQQFPVAHLDMVRVGIVMYGLYPSPSMQALYPDLQQVLSFKSKISHIKTVQAGEPISYGSTYVSSTTERIATIPVGYADGYSRLLSNKGEVLICGVRCPVVGTVCMDQMMVNVSHLPNVALDDEVVLYGKQGTEEIRLEEIAAKVGTISYEIACQLSKRVPRKYLDGNSTSTVNYYL, encoded by the coding sequence ATGGAAGAGGTTTTTTATCGCGATACATGGGTAGAGGTTGATTTAGATGCCCTGCGTCACAATCTGAGATGTGTGAAAAAACAGTTTTCAGCAAATACACGTTTTATGGCCATTGTAAAAGCAGATGGATACGGACATGGGGATCAGTTTGTCGCAAAAATCGCGTTAGCAGAGGGCGCAAACTTCTTGGGTGTAGCTTTATTGGACGAGGGCTTGCATCTCCGTAGTATTTACCCAGATGTACCAATCTTGGTCTTGGGCTATACCCATCCACGTTATATCAAAGAAGCCATCCATCATCAAATTTCCCTCACTATTTTTCATGAAGAAGAGCTGCCCATTATCGAGAAAATTGCTAAGCAGGAAGGAAAAGTAGCACGTCTTCATCTGAAGATTGACTCAGGAATGGGAAGAATTGGTATCCCTCCTCAACCAGAAAATGTGGTACGATTTGTTCAATCTATTCAAAAGAGCCCCTGGTTGATGCTAGAAGGTGTCTTTACTCATTTTGCCAATGCGGACCAAGTAGATATGACAGCCACCCAGCTTCAATGGGATCGTTTTCAGCAAGCCACAGCCAAAATTGAGAAAAAAGCTGGTTTCCCTATCTTACATGCAGCTAACAGCGCAGCCATTCAGCAGTTTCCTGTGGCGCATCTGGATATGGTACGAGTTGGTATTGTTATGTATGGACTTTATCCATCACCTTCTATGCAAGCACTTTATCCTGATTTACAACAGGTTCTCTCCTTTAAAAGTAAGATCAGTCATATCAAGACTGTCCAAGCCGGAGAACCCATTAGCTATGGCTCAACCTATGTCTCCTCCACAACGGAGCGGATTGCCACGATTCCAGTAGGTTATGCCGATGGTTATAGTAGACTTTTATCCAATAAGGGTGAAGTCTTAATCTGTGGCGTTCGCTGTCCTGTAGTAGGAACAGTCTGTATGGATCAAATGATGGTGAATGTTTCCCATCTCCCAAATGTGGCATTAGATGATGAAGTGGTACTTTATGGTAAACAAGGTACTGAGGAGATTCGACTTGAAGAAATTGCTGCAAAAGTGGGTACAATAAGCTATGAAATAGCTTGCCAGTTAAGTAAGCGTGTTCCACGAAAATATTTGGATGGTAACAGTACGTCTACTGTTAATTATTACTTATAA